Genomic segment of Iocasia fonsfrigidae:
AACCTGGGGTCCTGACTACAGGCACTAATAGCATTATTAATAATTTCCTGGGCAATATTCTCACAACACGGTTCAATTGTACCAATACAACCGCGTAATTGCCCATCCTTTTTTAAAGAAACAAAAACAGCTGCCTGCCTTACAAACCCCTTATCTAATGGATAGTCAGGGGTTCTTTTCCTCCCATCAATAACAAAATCATTGATGGTCTGCCTGGCCAACTCTACATATTTATCCCTTTTTTCCTTCATTAAATATCACTCCCTGGATAAAAGCCAACAACAGCATATCCTACACCAAAGGTGCCTTCATATGACTTAACTTCAGTTTTAAAAGAAAGGCCATCAAGAGCCCCTAACATAATAATTAAAGGACGCAGACCACATTCTCCAGCTTTATCTATTAAACCTTTCTCTATTTTAAGGGCTTTTGAAAAGTTCTCATTATCTAATATTTCTACAATTTTTCTGTCAAACTCTTCTCCTCGCGGATTAAATCCAGCGGGTGCACCGGGTTTTAAGCGGTGTGAGAGATCACCACTGGCAATAATAACCGCCTTCAGGCCCAGTTTATCGACTACTTGCTGAATAATCCTGCCAAAACTGTAAAGAGTATCATATTCCATTAAACCCATAGTAATAGGTACTAAAGGAACATCCAGACCAGCCTGCTGGATAAAATAAAGGGGGATAAGAACCCCATGATCAAGTAAACCTTGATAATTATAAATTTCTAACTCAGCAGAACTTAGCGTTAAAACCTCAATATTATTAATCTCTGAAGATTCTCTAATCTCCTGAATTAAATCCCGATCTGTAGACGTTTCTAATTTCACTTCTGAACAGCCAAACTCAGAAAAATCACCAGCAAGATACTCCTGATCCAGAATACTTATAGCATCTGTAAAAACTGGACCATGTGGACTAATTGTTATCAAGACATCTGGCTGACAATCCTTAACCTCTTCAGCCAGTTCTTTAAGGCTATTAATTGTCTTACTAATTCCTTCCCGTCTCTCTCCTCCGATTTCAGGTATGATCAACGGAGGGTGTGGAGATAAACCTGCCATTAGAATACCCATAATGTCTTACCCCCTTGTACTATTATCTATTTATTTTATCTTATGGTTATAATTCTCTAATTATTATATTTATCCTTTAAGTGGGAATTATCTGAACAAAGTAGCTACGTCATCTTAAATTGATCGAGAATAATTTTAATTCTTCCGCTTGTCGTTCACTCCGGCATCCGTGCCTCCGTTCTCTGTCACAACTTTTTGTTCCAGCGTCCTGCCTCCACAAAAAGTTAGAGTCGCTACAGAATTAAAATTATTACTAGGCTAGCTTAATCCAGACAGATATATTTGTTGGACGCTCTAGAAATTATCCGTAGGCACGACGCCGAAGGAGAATTTCTCGACAGTAAGCGTAAGCAGGACGCTGTAGCGCAACCTCAAACTGTTCTTGTACAGTCTAGTTAAATACGGAGTACCTGTGGTGCACGACAAGGGAAACAAATATATTTGTCGGTCTTTAAAGTTATCCACAATTTCAAAATTGCATAGTTTTCCTATACCTGAACAAAATGACTACATCATTCTAAATTGATCGAGAATAATTAAAATAAAAATACCAGGCAGAGGAATAGAATCTTACCTGGTATTTTATCTACTATTTATATTGACTTGGGTGTTTTTCAAAGAAATCTACTCTTCGTTCCAGAAATTTAAATTCATGTTCTTCTGGCCTATCCATAAAGGCATATACAGGTTCAAAAATCCGCTCCCAGTTCCAGAAGTCGTCTGCTTCATCAAGATTTAAGTATTCAAGTATCATCTCTGTCCCTTTTGGAGCAACAGGATGCATTAAAACAGTAGCTGTTCGCAGCATATGAAAACCATCAATAAAAAGCTGTAATAGGATACCCTTATCATCTTGATCTTTATATTCTTTATATTTCTTTGACCAGTATTTATTGATACCGCGAATATAGTTATCCATGAGACTCATAACTTGATGGAACTCATAACTGTAGACTGCTTTTTCATATTCAAAGATAATTTCTTTTGCTTCATTCAGTACCTCCTGGCTGACCTCACCTATAGGTAGTTTGCCATCATTAAATTTCTGCATAGTATAGAAACAGGAGCGAACGATATGGTTAAAGACATTTGACAACAGATTGCCCTCTTTAAGAACAGGATCACCATGGCTTCCACCCTTGGGGTTTAATGGTTTAGGTTTAAATCCTACACTCTTAATACCGAGTCCAAAGCTTAAGAAATGAGCCCTTAACTGCTCTGCTGTGTAGTAATCAAGTAACTCTTTGGCCATAGGTGGTTTAACCTTCCCACTGCTACTGGCTTTTTTATCCAGGAAAAGAAGATGGTTGTTAGCTATTAAGTCCGGTAATTGCAGCTCACCTTCTGGCGGTTCTACAGAAGGATTATCACCCTGCCCCATAAACATGGCCATTTCCGCAGGACCATAGAAATATACATTATCTTCTCCAATAAACTGATAAACCTTTGCCCCTTTAGAACACCACCATTCCTTCCATTTGCTTTTATCCTTATTCTCCTTTTCTAGATAGGTCTGTGTAAAGGAAATCGGAGCCCATAATGATTCCGGCCAGACCCAGACAGTCAAATCATCCAGTCCTTCCAGGGTAGGGGCATCTACTCCCCACTCAATATTACCTGTTAATCTGAAAGGCACCAGGGTTTTCCCATTACGAAATTGCACAGCATTTTCAGCCAGGATAGAACAGGCTTTTTCCCGGTCTTCAAGTTTGTCAAAAACAAGCTCAAAAGATGACTTGTTTTCATCATCTTCTAAAGTGAAATCTGGTAACTTATCTTCTATTTTATTGAGCAGTTCAAGATATTCATTCTTCACATAAATAACTGGTGGTTCCAGAAATTCTTCAATACTTTTGATCATAAAGTGCCTGGCACCAGGGTTTTCTTCTAGCCCTTCAACCCACTCTCGAAGGAGTTCCTGAAATTCGTCAAGTTTAAAATACCAGTTAGTTACAGCCCTCATTTCCGGTTTCTTTCCTGACAGAGTGCTCTTAGGGTTAATCAAATCCTTCTCCATATACTGATGGCCTAATGAACATTCATCTGCATAAGCCTTTTCAGATTGACAACCATCAATCGGGCATTGTCCAACAACCTGACGTCCATTAAGAAACACCTCATGTTCAGGGTCATAAAATTGAGATGTTGTTATTTTTTTAAGATGTCCATTCTCATACAGTGTTTTAATGAAATTATAGGAATACTGCTGGTGAATCTCTCCAGCACGTCCTATACTGGAAGCTGCAAAAAGATTGGTAGCAATGTAATATGATTCCAAAGCCTCTTTTTGAGACTGATGATTAGAACGTACATAATCTTCAATGCTACCCTCAAAAGATCCGTCACTGACTGATTGACGATAATCTTCCACTATTGGTGAACCATAACAATCAGTTCCAGAAACAAAGATTACATTTTCTTTACCGATACGATCTCGCAAAAAACGTGCTAAAAAATCAGCATGTATAAAGACTCCTCCTATATGTCCAAAATGAAGCTCTTTATTCCCATAAGGCATTCCTGCTGTTATAACTGCACGCTTCGGAAATTCAGGTCTATCTTTACTTAAATCATACTTTAATTCCAAACATATCACCCTTCCTTTAGTGTTTTCACCTATGTTCTATGTAAATACACAAACTTTGATTAATTATAACTATTATATATTATTATACATACTTAGCCAAAAAAAATAAAGCTAAGTCTTGTTTTTTATGTAAAATAATATATTTAAAATACTTGAAACACAAT
This window contains:
- the amrB gene encoding AmmeMemoRadiSam system protein B produces the protein MGILMAGLSPHPPLIIPEIGGERREGISKTINSLKELAEEVKDCQPDVLITISPHGPVFTDAISILDQEYLAGDFSEFGCSEVKLETSTDRDLIQEIRESSEINNIEVLTLSSAELEIYNYQGLLDHGVLIPLYFIQQAGLDVPLVPITMGLMEYDTLYSFGRIIQQVVDKLGLKAVIIASGDLSHRLKPGAPAGFNPRGEEFDRKIVEILDNENFSKALKIEKGLIDKAGECGLRPLIIMLGALDGLSFKTEVKSYEGTFGVGYAVVGFYPGSDI
- a CDS encoding class I tRNA ligase family protein, whose product is MICLELKYDLSKDRPEFPKRAVITAGMPYGNKELHFGHIGGVFIHADFLARFLRDRIGKENVIFVSGTDCYGSPIVEDYRQSVSDGSFEGSIEDYVRSNHQSQKEALESYYIATNLFAASSIGRAGEIHQQYSYNFIKTLYENGHLKKITTSQFYDPEHEVFLNGRQVVGQCPIDGCQSEKAYADECSLGHQYMEKDLINPKSTLSGKKPEMRAVTNWYFKLDEFQELLREWVEGLEENPGARHFMIKSIEEFLEPPVIYVKNEYLELLNKIEDKLPDFTLEDDENKSSFELVFDKLEDREKACSILAENAVQFRNGKTLVPFRLTGNIEWGVDAPTLEGLDDLTVWVWPESLWAPISFTQTYLEKENKDKSKWKEWWCSKGAKVYQFIGEDNVYFYGPAEMAMFMGQGDNPSVEPPEGELQLPDLIANNHLLFLDKKASSSGKVKPPMAKELLDYYTAEQLRAHFLSFGLGIKSVGFKPKPLNPKGGSHGDPVLKEGNLLSNVFNHIVRSCFYTMQKFNDGKLPIGEVSQEVLNEAKEIIFEYEKAVYSYEFHQVMSLMDNYIRGINKYWSKKYKEYKDQDDKGILLQLFIDGFHMLRTATVLMHPVAPKGTEMILEYLNLDEADDFWNWERIFEPVYAFMDRPEEHEFKFLERRVDFFEKHPSQYK